The proteins below are encoded in one region of Alistipes indistinctus YIT 12060:
- a CDS encoding DUF975 family protein: protein MEKIKLVEILTEARQVLRGRWGKAVSVSVCLLLILLAVACLRFVNPLLYTAAYLLIAVQVVAGAQYIYLDMTRDEPTGLGRLFPPLRLYLPILGIFLLTVIACFIGICLFIVPGFVLSLGLSMSLYILRDRPELGVFGSMNASWKMMNGHKTELFLLSLRLVGWFLLCIVTLGVGFIWFYPYALTAAACFYERIKGKGLGTE from the coding sequence ATGGAAAAGATTAAACTTGTAGAAATTTTGACTGAAGCCCGGCAGGTTTTGCGGGGCCGCTGGGGAAAGGCAGTCTCCGTTTCGGTGTGCCTTCTTCTGATTCTGTTGGCTGTCGCTTGCTTGCGGTTTGTCAACCCGCTGCTGTATACGGCGGCCTATCTGCTCATAGCTGTTCAGGTCGTCGCTGGCGCCCAGTATATCTATCTGGACATGACGCGCGATGAGCCTACCGGGCTGGGGCGTCTTTTTCCCCCGTTGCGGCTTTACCTGCCTATTTTGGGTATCTTCCTGCTGACGGTGATTGCATGCTTCATCGGCATATGCCTGTTTATCGTGCCGGGATTTGTCCTGTCGCTGGGTCTGTCCATGTCGCTCTACATCCTGCGCGACCGGCCCGAGCTCGGGGTGTTCGGCTCCATGAACGCGAGCTGGAAGATGATGAACGGGCACAAAACGGAACTGTTCCTGTTGTCGCTGAGACTGGTCGGTTGGTTTTTGCTGTGTATCGTCACGCTGGGTGTCGGATTCATCTGGTTTTATCCTTATGCCCTTACGGCTGCAGCTTGCTTTTACGAACGTATCAAAGGCAAGGGGTTGGGGACAGAGTAG